One stretch of Hydrogenovibrio kuenenii DSM 12350 DNA includes these proteins:
- the hisB gene encoding imidazoleglycerol-phosphate dehydratase HisB yields MRHALIERDTLETQIKVSVNLDGTGKAELKTGVPFLEHMLDQIARHGLIDLDIEANGDTHIDDHHTVEDIGISLGMALKEAVGDKKGIQRYGHAYVPLDEALSRVVIDLSGRPGFVFNADFTKGSIGNFDTELVYEFFQGFVNHAQVTLHIDCLRGHNAHHQAETIFKAFGRALRMALTHDERMAGVLPSTKGAL; encoded by the coding sequence ATGCGTCATGCACTCATTGAAAGAGACACACTTGAAACACAAATAAAAGTTTCGGTCAATTTAGACGGTACAGGTAAGGCAGAGCTAAAAACAGGTGTTCCTTTTTTAGAACACATGCTTGACCAAATTGCCCGCCACGGATTAATTGATCTAGACATCGAAGCCAATGGTGACACGCATATTGACGACCACCATACTGTAGAAGATATTGGTATTTCACTTGGCATGGCTCTCAAAGAAGCTGTTGGCGACAAGAAAGGTATTCAGCGTTATGGACATGCTTATGTCCCGCTAGACGAGGCCCTATCAAGAGTTGTTATTGATCTATCCGGCAGACCTGGATTTGTTTTCAATGCCGACTTCACAAAAGGTTCCATAGGAAATTTTGATACCGAACTCGTCTATGAGTTTTTTCAAGGGTTTGTTAATCATGCACAAGTTACATTGCATATAGATTGCTTGAGAGGTCATAACGCTCACCATCAGGCTGAGACAATCTTTAAAGCTTTTGGCCGCGCACTAAGAATGGCCCTTACACATGACGAACGCATGGCTGGCGTTCTACCTTCTACGAAAGGTGCGCTTTAA
- a CDS encoding phosphoribosyl-ATP diphosphatase: MSELLQKLDDVLENRKLESADDSYVASLYHKGLDKILKKIGEEATETVMAAKDCDGASDKSHLIYEVTDLWFHSLVLLHQQGLSSQDILLELERRFGLSGHVEKANRSE; this comes from the coding sequence ATGAGCGAACTACTGCAAAAACTTGATGACGTTTTAGAAAACAGAAAACTAGAATCTGCTGATGACTCTTACGTTGCCAGCCTTTACCATAAAGGTCTGGACAAAATCTTAAAGAAAATCGGCGAAGAAGCGACTGAAACCGTTATGGCCGCAAAAGACTGTGACGGCGCTTCAGATAAATCACATTTAATCTACGAAGTAACAGATCTTTGGTTTCACTCATTAGTACTGTTACATCAACAAGGACTTTCAAGCCAAGACATTCTTCTTGAACTTGAAAGACGCTTTGGACTATCAGGCCATGTTGAAAAAGCCAACCGCAGCGAATAA
- the tatB gene encoding Sec-independent protein translocase protein TatB — protein sequence MFDIGFMEILVVLIVALIVIGPERMPEVARKIGQFMGKTKRFINSMKEDSEISSAMREIHEAVNLDEEKKQLESVTEELQDDFSQMHQEWGIEEEISRPTFGGEEPASYTDSQFNKAPQQPALPDSDQSKKETKTSDTTSSSEKSSVQTDSTPSKETTSITQQEKA from the coding sequence ATGTTTGATATTGGCTTCATGGAAATTCTGGTCGTTCTGATCGTGGCGTTAATCGTCATCGGTCCTGAACGCATGCCAGAAGTTGCCCGTAAAATCGGACAATTCATGGGTAAAACCAAGCGTTTTATCAATAGCATGAAAGAAGACAGTGAAATCAGCTCGGCTATGCGAGAAATTCACGAGGCCGTCAACCTTGATGAAGAGAAAAAGCAGCTAGAATCTGTTACTGAAGAATTGCAAGATGACTTCTCTCAAATGCACCAAGAATGGGGAATTGAAGAAGAAATTTCTCGTCCAACCTTTGGTGGCGAAGAACCTGCAAGCTATACAGACAGTCAGTTTAACAAGGCGCCACAACAACCTGCTTTGCCTGATTCTGATCAAAGCAAAAAAGAGACTAAAACTAGCGATACAACAAGCAGTTCGGAAAAATCGTCAGTACAAACAGACTCAACTCCTAGCAAAGAAACCACTTCGATTACGCAACAAGAGAAAGCCTAG
- the ccoG gene encoding cytochrome c oxidase accessory protein CcoG, whose protein sequence is MSDHENPVKNDAEPKMASMLDEMDVSNKNLQNIGVELLTVHTEGTVHAKRMSGMFRNVKWIVMALWSIFFLSPYLRWDGNQAILFDLANRQFHIFWITILPQDIWLLAMILLFFALLLAASTAVAGRLWCGYACFQTVWEDAFTWIEEKIEGQPNKRKALDEEPLSFKKIRIKLPKWIIWGVIGFLTSFSFVAYFDSAFDLWYRLFKFEWTYTETTVILGLGAATVFFAGFLREQVCIGFCPYARIHGAMIDTETVVPTYDVDRGEPRGRMKRAKPGEEAPQLGDCIDCNLCVAVCPTGVDIRKGQQFGCITCGLCIDACDSVMEKIKKPKGLIRYASLAEFAGKPFVPLFKRPRVIVYSSIMGLAGAMLVWGLLTMSPIDIKVLHERAPLFVQMSDGTIQNKYYAKVVNKTDKPLEAKITVTGPKSLMYIADKTIRVLPGEVGTAEILVRIPRQDLKEVNTPIEIHVQDANKPAIKADYDSMFISPKIR, encoded by the coding sequence ATGTCAGACCATGAGAACCCTGTAAAAAATGATGCAGAACCAAAAATGGCATCGATGCTCGATGAAATGGATGTGTCGAACAAGAATTTGCAGAATATTGGGGTAGAACTCCTAACGGTCCATACTGAAGGAACTGTCCATGCGAAACGTATGTCTGGGATGTTTCGAAATGTGAAGTGGATTGTCATGGCGTTATGGTCTATTTTCTTCTTATCCCCATATCTTAGATGGGATGGCAATCAAGCAATTTTGTTTGACTTGGCTAATCGTCAGTTTCATATTTTTTGGATTACCATTCTTCCGCAAGATATTTGGTTGCTTGCAATGATTCTTCTGTTTTTCGCACTACTTCTTGCTGCTTCAACTGCTGTGGCTGGGCGTTTGTGGTGTGGCTACGCTTGCTTTCAAACTGTGTGGGAAGATGCATTTACATGGATTGAGGAAAAAATTGAAGGTCAGCCTAATAAAAGAAAGGCATTAGATGAAGAGCCATTGAGTTTTAAGAAAATAAGAATCAAACTGCCTAAATGGATTATTTGGGGAGTAATTGGTTTTTTAACAAGTTTTTCTTTTGTAGCCTATTTTGACTCTGCATTTGATCTTTGGTATCGCTTGTTTAAGTTTGAATGGACCTATACAGAAACGACCGTTATTTTAGGGTTAGGCGCAGCAACTGTATTTTTTGCAGGTTTTCTTCGTGAGCAAGTCTGTATTGGTTTTTGCCCGTATGCGCGTATTCACGGTGCGATGATTGATACTGAAACAGTCGTTCCGACTTATGATGTGGATAGAGGTGAGCCTCGTGGACGAATGAAACGAGCTAAACCAGGAGAAGAAGCGCCACAATTGGGAGATTGTATTGACTGTAACTTGTGTGTTGCCGTTTGCCCGACTGGCGTTGATATTCGTAAAGGTCAACAATTTGGTTGTATTACATGTGGTCTTTGTATTGATGCATGTGACTCAGTTATGGAAAAAATTAAAAAGCCAAAAGGGTTGATTCGTTATGCATCTCTAGCGGAATTTGCAGGTAAGCCATTTGTTCCTTTATTTAAGCGACCACGCGTTATAGTTTACTCATCAATAATGGGGCTTGCAGGTGCAATGCTGGTTTGGGGTCTGCTGACTATGTCACCAATAGATATAAAGGTACTGCATGAGCGTGCGCCATTATTTGTTCAAATGAGTGATGGAACCATTCAGAATAAGTATTACGCGAAAGTGGTTAATAAGACAGATAAACCGCTTGAAGCTAAAATAACGGTAACGGGTCCAAAATCATTAATGTATATTGCCGATAAGACAATACGAGTGCTTCCTGGTGAAGTGGGGACAGCAGAAATATTGGTGCGTATTCCGAGACAGGATTTGAAAGAGGTGAATACCCCTATAGAAATTCATGTTCAAGATGCTAATAAGCCTGCTATAAAAGCAGATTATGACAGCATGTTTATTAGTCCAAAAATCAGATAG
- the ccoP gene encoding cytochrome-c oxidase, cbb3-type subunit III: MAHHNPWPDEGNTGHIWDEDLRELDNPPPLWWMLSFYASFVMIVFYALYYPTIPLEHSYTKGLAGWSQVGEYHEDYKVLKDWRKKKFADQEEKLAALSVDQIIKDKDLKTYAIKTSKMLFGDYCAACHGAGGQGNPNFPVLADDDWLWGGKPSQIQATITNGRIGNMPAKGMMGNLTDQDIEHVADYVIALSNGKGNDPSVAAGKAVYTKGMCFACHGPAGKPLAPAGAANLTDHIWRFAGDKDDIIRTITYGVNVKKNGRLIAHTRNAVMPSFKERLPDPDVNIKRLAVYVYSLGGGQ; encoded by the coding sequence ATGGCACATCATAATCCATGGCCAGATGAGGGGAATACTGGGCATATTTGGGATGAAGATCTCCGTGAACTGGATAACCCACCACCACTTTGGTGGATGCTTTCTTTTTATGCCAGTTTTGTAATGATTGTGTTTTATGCACTTTACTACCCAACTATTCCGCTAGAGCATTCTTATACTAAAGGTTTAGCTGGTTGGTCTCAGGTGGGTGAATACCACGAAGATTACAAAGTACTAAAAGATTGGCGTAAGAAAAAATTTGCTGATCAGGAAGAAAAGCTTGCAGCATTATCTGTTGATCAAATTATCAAAGATAAAGACTTGAAAACCTACGCCATTAAGACATCAAAAATGTTATTTGGTGATTATTGTGCGGCTTGCCATGGTGCAGGTGGACAAGGGAATCCTAACTTTCCGGTTCTTGCAGACGATGATTGGTTATGGGGTGGTAAGCCTTCTCAAATCCAAGCGACTATTACTAATGGTCGTATCGGTAATATGCCTGCAAAAGGGATGATGGGTAACCTAACTGATCAAGATATTGAGCACGTTGCAGATTATGTAATTGCCTTGTCAAACGGTAAAGGTAATGATCCAAGTGTTGCTGCTGGTAAAGCTGTATATACTAAGGGTATGTGCTTCGCTTGTCACGGTCCAGCTGGGAAGCCTTTGGCTCCAGCAGGTGCAGCTAACCTAACGGATCATATTTGGCGTTTCGCTGGTGATAAAGATGACATTATCAGAACGATTACATATGGTGTGAACGTTAAGAAAAATGGACGGTTAATTGCTCATACAAGAAATGCAGTTATGCCATCTTTTAAAGAAAGATTGCCAGACCCTGATGTGAATATTAAACGCTTAGCAGTTTATGTTTACTCATTAGGTGGTGGACAATAG
- the hisA gene encoding 1-(5-phosphoribosyl)-5-[(5-phosphoribosylamino)methylideneamino]imidazole-4-carboxamide isomerase — MLLIPAIDLKDGQCVRLRQGIMEDATVFSGDIVAMAQRWVNEGARRLHMVDLNGAFEGKPVNGEAVYQVREHFPELPIQIGGGIRDLKTIEAYLNAGVSYCIIGTKAVHNPEFVAEACQAFPGHIMVGLDAKEGMVAINGWAEVTEHHVATLGKQFEDDGVDAIIYTDIGRDGMMQGVNIEATQQLAQALNIPIIASGGITNLDDIKALATIEQDGVIGAITGRAIYEGTLDFKEGQSLSDQLSQSAN; from the coding sequence ATGTTATTAATTCCTGCTATCGATTTAAAAGACGGTCAATGCGTAAGACTGCGCCAAGGCATTATGGAAGACGCTACAGTTTTTTCAGGTGACATCGTTGCCATGGCACAGCGCTGGGTTAATGAAGGTGCAAGACGCTTGCACATGGTTGATCTTAATGGTGCTTTCGAAGGCAAGCCCGTTAATGGCGAAGCCGTTTACCAAGTTAGAGAGCATTTTCCAGAGCTTCCTATCCAGATAGGTGGTGGTATTCGCGACTTAAAAACCATTGAAGCTTACCTGAACGCGGGTGTCAGCTATTGCATTATAGGAACCAAAGCCGTTCACAACCCAGAATTTGTTGCCGAAGCTTGCCAAGCTTTTCCAGGGCATATAATGGTTGGCCTTGATGCTAAAGAAGGCATGGTTGCTATCAATGGCTGGGCTGAAGTCACCGAGCATCACGTAGCAACACTTGGAAAACAATTTGAAGACGATGGCGTGGATGCGATCATCTACACGGACATCGGTCGAGATGGCATGATGCAAGGTGTTAACATTGAAGCAACACAACAACTTGCTCAGGCTTTAAACATTCCTATCATTGCTTCTGGCGGCATCACCAACCTAGACGACATCAAAGCACTGGCAACCATAGAACAAGATGGCGTTATCGGTGCCATTACTGGTCGCGCTATCTATGAAGGCACGCTTGACTTTAAAGAAGGTCAATCCTTGTCTGACCAATTATCACAAAGCGCAAACTAG
- a CDS encoding histidine triad nucleotide-binding protein, whose translation MTSEKSIFSKIIDKELPAEILYEDDKCIVIRDINPKARIHLLVIPKKPIATLFDLSPEDKDLMGHMMLLLPQLAESQGLDGFQTRIHTGESGGQEVFHIHIHLMGN comes from the coding sequence ATGACCTCTGAAAAAAGTATTTTTAGCAAAATCATCGATAAGGAATTACCAGCAGAAATTCTTTACGAAGATGATAAGTGCATCGTTATTCGTGATATCAATCCGAAAGCGCGCATCCACTTGCTCGTCATTCCAAAAAAACCTATCGCCACACTATTTGATTTATCTCCTGAAGATAAAGATTTGATGGGACATATGATGCTGCTTTTACCTCAGCTAGCAGAATCTCAAGGATTGGACGGTTTCCAAACGCGCATCCATACTGGAGAAAGCGGTGGGCAAGAAGTTTTTCACATCCATATTCACTTAATGGGAAACTAA
- the tatA gene encoding Sec-independent protein translocase subunit TatA, whose amino-acid sequence MGISIWQLLIILAIVLVLFGAKRLRNVGSDLGGAIKGFKNAVKEEEAKEDEKAASEQKLEQKDGENVFDVKAEEKKEKPDA is encoded by the coding sequence ATGGGCATTAGTATTTGGCAATTATTAATTATCTTGGCTATCGTTTTGGTTTTATTTGGCGCCAAGCGTCTTCGCAACGTAGGTTCAGACCTCGGTGGTGCTATCAAAGGCTTCAAAAACGCTGTTAAAGAAGAAGAAGCTAAAGAAGACGAAAAAGCAGCTTCCGAGCAAAAGCTTGAACAAAAAGATGGTGAAAACGTCTTTGATGTTAAAGCCGAAGAGAAAAAAGAAAAGCCTGACGCTTAA
- the hisH gene encoding imidazole glycerol phosphate synthase subunit HisH codes for MAALKQVVVVDYGMGNLRSVAKAAEHVANDQTKILISNHPQDIDSADAVIFPGQGAAKACMQALNETGMIHSLQKAAQEKPFLGICMGLQVLMTHSQENNGINCMNVLKGDVVQFDLTKHPELKMPHMGWNQIHQTQDHPIWHKIPQDSRFYFVHSYYVAPEETDIVAGETTHGTKFTSAIAKDNLFAIQAHPEKSAESGLQLFKNFLSWQP; via the coding sequence ATGGCAGCATTGAAACAAGTTGTTGTTGTGGATTATGGCATGGGCAACCTGCGCTCAGTTGCCAAAGCTGCTGAGCATGTTGCTAACGACCAGACAAAAATCCTTATCTCTAATCACCCACAAGACATAGATTCTGCTGACGCCGTTATTTTTCCAGGTCAAGGTGCTGCAAAAGCCTGCATGCAAGCTTTAAATGAAACAGGTATGATTCATAGCCTACAAAAAGCAGCTCAAGAAAAACCTTTTCTCGGTATCTGCATGGGGCTACAAGTTTTAATGACTCACAGCCAGGAAAACAACGGTATTAACTGCATGAATGTTTTAAAGGGTGATGTTGTTCAGTTTGACTTAACAAAGCATCCTGAGTTAAAAATGCCTCATATGGGTTGGAACCAAATCCATCAAACCCAAGACCACCCTATTTGGCATAAAATTCCGCAAGACAGTCGTTTCTACTTTGTACACAGTTATTATGTCGCACCAGAAGAAACAGATATTGTGGCTGGCGAAACAACACACGGCACGAAATTTACGTCCGCAATCGCAAAAGACAATCTATTTGCCATACAAGCTCACCCTGAAAAAAGTGCAGAATCAGGGCTACAGTTATTCAAAAACTTTTTAAGCTGGCAACCGTAA
- the ccoN gene encoding cytochrome-c oxidase, cbb3-type subunit I has protein sequence MDTMAKPQYDNGVVKYLTVGAVVFLVVGTLFGTYAAAELAWPVLNFDIPEITFARLRVMHTNTVIFAFGGMTLMATAFYTVQRTNGIKLWSNGLAWVTAVLYTIGLLAVVVTISLGMTTGKEYHEQEWPLAIAVALVWTLYTLNFVMTIAGRNKETHPNVYVSNWFFLGMMIAITYLYVVNGLAIPVSLFRSYSLFSGVQDAMIQWWWGHNAVGFFLTAGFLAIMYYFVPKQAQRPIYSYRLSVIHFWALMFGYVWLGAHHLQYTALPDWTGSLGAVISLAMIIPSWGGALNGMLTLSGAWDRLRTDYILRFLIISLAFYAMSTFEGPVMASKTVNALSHYTDWTIGHVHSGALGWVAMVSIGAIYHMVMKLWKTEMYSMKLINFHFWLATIGTVFYIVAMWVSGIMQGLMWRAYDEYGTLAYTFAESVAAMHPYYVMRTVGGFLFFSGAVVMLYNIVMTIRTAESRQTSAVAAAQA, from the coding sequence ATGGATACTATGGCAAAGCCACAATATGACAACGGTGTGGTTAAGTACCTGACGGTTGGTGCAGTTGTGTTTTTGGTAGTCGGTACCTTGTTTGGTACTTACGCCGCAGCAGAGCTTGCTTGGCCGGTTTTAAACTTTGATATTCCTGAGATTACATTTGCTAGATTGCGTGTAATGCATACCAATACGGTTATTTTTGCCTTTGGTGGTATGACTTTGATGGCAACAGCCTTCTATACGGTGCAGCGTACCAATGGTATCAAGCTATGGAGCAATGGCTTGGCATGGGTAACAGCAGTGCTATATACAATTGGACTGTTGGCTGTTGTAGTCACTATTTCACTAGGTATGACAACGGGTAAAGAATATCATGAACAAGAGTGGCCATTGGCGATTGCAGTAGCACTTGTTTGGACGCTTTATACTTTGAACTTCGTGATGACAATCGCAGGTAGAAATAAAGAAACGCATCCGAACGTTTATGTATCTAACTGGTTCTTCCTTGGAATGATGATCGCGATTACTTACCTATATGTGGTAAATGGATTGGCGATTCCTGTTTCATTGTTCCGCTCATATTCATTGTTCTCTGGTGTTCAAGATGCCATGATTCAATGGTGGTGGGGACATAATGCGGTAGGTTTCTTCCTAACTGCTGGTTTCCTTGCAATCATGTACTATTTCGTACCTAAGCAAGCGCAACGTCCAATTTACTCTTACAGACTATCAGTTATCCACTTCTGGGCACTGATGTTTGGTTATGTTTGGTTGGGTGCTCACCATTTGCAATATACTGCGTTGCCTGATTGGACTGGATCTTTGGGTGCGGTTATCTCTTTGGCGATGATCATTCCTTCATGGGGTGGTGCATTGAACGGTATGTTGACACTTTCAGGTGCTTGGGACAGATTGCGTACTGACTATATCTTGCGTTTCTTAATCATTTCGCTGGCTTTCTATGCAATGTCAACGTTTGAAGGGCCTGTTATGGCATCTAAAACAGTAAATGCTCTATCTCACTATACTGACTGGACAATCGGTCACGTACACTCTGGTGCGTTAGGTTGGGTTGCTATGGTGTCAATCGGTGCGATTTACCACATGGTGATGAAGCTTTGGAAAACAGAAATGTATTCTATGAAGTTGATTAACTTCCACTTCTGGTTGGCAACTATCGGTACTGTTTTCTATATCGTTGCGATGTGGGTTTCAGGGATTATGCAAGGTTTGATGTGGCGTGCTTATGATGAGTATGGTACGTTGGCATATACTTTTGCCGAATCAGTCGCTGCGATGCATCCTTATTATGTGATGCGTACAGTAGGGGGCTTCTTGTTCTTCTCTGGTGCCGTTGTAATGTTGTATAACATTGTTATGACAATTCGCACAGCCGAATCAAGACAAACTTCAGCAGTTGCAGCTGCTCAGGCTTAA
- the ccoO gene encoding cytochrome-c oxidase, cbb3-type subunit II, which produces MSDSKPRNLQERLERNIFGLFIATALMVSIAGIVEIVPLFYLKSAVDYTVKTDKYGNVKNDKFPELVWHRTFTVNANGKLVSDKVLYKEDKNGKWVIGDWKPGDGVRPYTPLELAGRDIYLREGCYICHSQMIRPFRDERERYGHFSLATESMYDHPMQWGSKRTGPDLARVGGKYSNEWQIMHLMRPQDMVPESVMPAYPWLAENPISKSFFGTKRDMVERLKVMRELGVPYTDAEIANADKAIKGYTEMDALVAYLQVLGTMVKLDDSKSYRE; this is translated from the coding sequence ATGTCAGATAGTAAACCTAGAAATTTACAAGAACGACTAGAGAGAAATATCTTTGGGTTGTTTATAGCCACCGCACTTATGGTGTCTATCGCAGGTATCGTGGAAATTGTGCCGTTGTTTTATCTCAAAAGTGCAGTTGATTACACTGTAAAAACAGATAAGTACGGTAACGTAAAAAACGATAAGTTTCCTGAGTTAGTTTGGCATAGAACTTTTACTGTGAACGCCAATGGAAAGTTGGTTTCTGATAAGGTTTTATACAAAGAAGATAAAAATGGTAAATGGGTTATTGGTGACTGGAAACCAGGTGATGGTGTCCGTCCTTATACACCTCTTGAGTTAGCTGGCCGTGATATTTACCTTCGTGAAGGTTGTTATATTTGTCACTCTCAGATGATTCGTCCTTTCCGTGATGAGCGTGAACGTTATGGTCACTTCTCATTGGCTACAGAATCAATGTACGATCATCCTATGCAATGGGGTTCAAAACGTACAGGTCCTGATTTAGCTCGCGTTGGTGGGAAGTATTCTAATGAGTGGCAGATTATGCATTTGATGCGTCCACAGGATATGGTTCCAGAATCTGTTATGCCAGCTTACCCTTGGTTAGCTGAAAACCCGATTTCGAAGAGTTTCTTCGGTACTAAGCGCGATATGGTTGAGCGCTTGAAAGTGATGCGTGAATTGGGTGTACCTTATACAGATGCTGAAATCGCAAATGCTGATAAGGCTATTAAAGGTTACACTGAAATGGATGCTTTGGTCGCTTACCTACAGGTTCTAGGAACTATGGTTAAGCTTGACGATAGTAAGTCATACCGTGAGTAA
- the hisF gene encoding imidazole glycerol phosphate synthase subunit HisF, translating to MSLAKRIIPCLDVDNGRVVKGVQFVDIRDAGDPVEVAKRYDEQGADEITFLDITATSDDRATMVHVVEEVASQVFIPLTVGGGIRTLEDIRRMLNAGADKVAINSAAIFNPAFVQEACDTFGSQCIVVAIDAKKVSLPGDPDRWEIFTHGGRRETGIDAIEWAQKMQELGAGELLVTSMDRDGTKIGFDLALTRSISDSVNIPVIASGGVGELSHLTEGVVSGHAEAVLAASIFHFGQHTVQEAKQAMQKAGIEVRL from the coding sequence ATGAGTTTAGCAAAACGCATCATTCCATGCTTAGACGTTGATAACGGTCGCGTCGTTAAAGGCGTACAATTTGTCGACATAAGAGATGCTGGCGATCCTGTGGAAGTCGCTAAACGCTATGATGAACAAGGGGCAGATGAAATCACCTTTTTGGATATCACTGCCACGTCTGACGACCGTGCAACCATGGTACACGTAGTCGAAGAAGTCGCTAGCCAAGTCTTTATTCCACTTACTGTCGGTGGCGGTATTCGTACACTTGAAGACATCCGAAGAATGCTCAATGCCGGTGCTGATAAAGTTGCCATTAATTCCGCAGCAATTTTCAATCCAGCTTTTGTGCAAGAAGCCTGTGACACCTTTGGTTCTCAGTGTATCGTAGTTGCCATTGACGCCAAAAAAGTAAGTCTACCAGGAGATCCAGACAGATGGGAAATCTTCACTCATGGTGGTCGCAGAGAAACAGGTATTGACGCCATTGAATGGGCCCAAAAAATGCAAGAACTTGGCGCAGGCGAACTGTTAGTCACTAGCATGGATAGAGACGGCACTAAGATCGGTTTTGACCTAGCGCTTACCCGTAGCATTTCCGATTCTGTCAACATTCCCGTAATTGCTTCAGGTGGCGTTGGCGAACTTTCTCACCTCACCGAAGGGGTGGTTTCAGGTCATGCAGAAGCCGTACTGGCAGCAAGCATCTTCCACTTTGGACAACACACTGTCCAAGAAGCCAAACAAGCCATGCAGAAAGCTGGCATTGAGGTACGACTATGA
- a CDS encoding FixH family protein, which yields MTETNQENMLTPEKKRDWSIAWKNPFVIGWISILIVVVTVNFFMVSMAIVTAPGLTISDYYEKGKDMGKIIAMREHMKQLGWKLNIDLPILTQGKDQSFDVTVLDKSGKAMNVDTAILYYYRPSDKNYDGQLTLKPGAGTGVYQGKIKLPLKGKYDLVMEVTKGKEVFNLGRSIMVQEKVSK from the coding sequence TTGACCGAAACTAATCAAGAAAATATGTTAACTCCAGAGAAAAAACGTGACTGGAGTATTGCTTGGAAAAACCCATTTGTAATAGGTTGGATCTCTATTCTTATTGTTGTAGTGACGGTGAATTTTTTCATGGTCAGTATGGCTATTGTAACGGCGCCTGGCTTAACCATCTCAGACTACTATGAGAAGGGTAAAGATATGGGGAAAATCATTGCCATGCGTGAACACATGAAACAGTTGGGCTGGAAGTTAAACATTGATTTGCCTATTTTGACGCAGGGAAAGGATCAAAGTTTCGATGTCACAGTTTTAGATAAATCTGGGAAGGCTATGAATGTCGATACAGCAATTCTCTACTATTACCGACCTTCTGACAAAAATTACGACGGTCAGCTCACATTAAAGCCAGGAGCTGGAACAGGGGTTTATCAGGGTAAGATTAAGTTACCGTTAAAAGGTAAATACGATTTGGTTATGGAAGTTACCAAAGGGAAAGAAGTTTTTAACCTTGGACGTTCTATTATGGTACAGGAAAAGGTCAGTAAGTGA